The Odocoileus virginianus isolate 20LAN1187 ecotype Illinois chromosome 3, Ovbor_1.2, whole genome shotgun sequence genome includes a window with the following:
- the PIN1 gene encoding peptidyl-prolyl cis-trans isomerase NIMA-interacting 1 — protein MADEEKLPPGWEKRMSRSSGRVYYFNHITNASQWERPSGNSSGSGKNGQGEPTRVRCSHLLVKHSQSRRPSSWRQEKITRTKEEALELINGYIQKIKSGEEDFESLASQFSDCSSAKARGDLGAFSRGQMQKPFEDASFALRTGEMSGPVFTDSGIHIILRTE, from the exons ATGGCGGACGAGGAGAAGCTGCCGCCCGGCTGGGAGAAGCGCATGAGCCGCAGCTCAG GCCGGGTGTACTACTTCAATCACATCACTAATGCCAGCCAGTGGGAGCGGCCAAGTGGCAACAGCAGTGGCAGTGGCAAAAATGGACAAGGGGAGCCCACCAGGGTCCGCTGCTCACACCTGCTGGTCAAACACAGCCAGTCACGGCGGCCCTCATCCTGGCGGCAGGAGAAGATCACCCGAACCAAGGAGGAGGCCCTGGAGCTGATCAATG GCTACATCCAGAAGATTAAGTCTGGAGAGGAGGACTTTGAATCCCTGGCCTCACAGTTCAGCGACTGCAGCTCCGCCAAGGCCAGGGGAGACCTGGGTGCCTTCAGCAGAG GTCAGATGCAGAAGCCATTTGAAGACGCCTCCTTTGCGCTGCGGACAGGGGAGATGAGCGGGCCCGTGTTCACGGACTCGGGCATCCACATCATCCTTCGCACGGAGTGA